AGGTCCGGGCCGCGCCGCCCATCTCCCCGTGCGGATAGCTGAGCAGCGCGGCGAAGTGCCGGCAGAGTTCCTGATGGGTGGCCAGTGCGGCGCTCATTACCAGCGCCTCTTCGGCGGACGCAGGTTGCCAAAGCCCATCCCCTGCTTGTAGGCCTCGGGCTCCATGCCCGTTTCGATCGCCTGCTCCCGCAGCATCGGCGGCACCACGATACGCTCCTTGATTCGGGTCTTGGCGGTCATGCGGAAAATCGCCTCGACCGCCGCGGCATTCACGCCGGCCAGCTCGCAGGCTTTTTCCACCTCGCCGGCCGGCAGGTCGCCGACGCTTACCTGCCGACGCTTCAGCCGCACCGCGATCAGCTTGCGGTAGACCGCCTTGACCTCCTCCGCGTTGCCGCCGGCGAACATCCCGGCCAGGTACTGTATCGGCAGGCGCGCCTGCTCCAGGCT
This genomic stretch from Desulfuromonadales bacterium harbors:
- the narH gene encoding nitrate reductase subunit beta (with NarGJI catalyzes the reduction of nitrate; the beta subunit is an iron sulfur cluster containing electron transfer subunit; one of 3 nitrate reductases in E. coli and in E. coli is expressed when nitrate levels are high) produces the protein SLEQARLPIQYLAGMFAGGNAEEVKAVYRKLIAVRLKRRQVSVGDLPAGEVEKACELAGVNAAAVEAIFRMTAKTRIKERIVVPPMLREQAIETGMEPEAYKQGMGFGNLRPPKRRW